A single Nicotiana tabacum cultivar K326 chromosome 5, ASM71507v2, whole genome shotgun sequence DNA region contains:
- the LOC142180855 gene encoding uncharacterized protein LOC142180855, with amino-acid sequence MSDIIKVDKKTYDYLMEEPPERWARSCSPRRRYDMLTTYIVELMNSVLLEARDLPILRMMDFIQVKLQHWFYERRNQAEGTFYDVSCWVEEELKKKIDLAFTLDVFPIDSWRSRVEEEGITFLVDLNKRTSIKKRNIKKSNFCSHWYLKESWLKTYERQIHLVGHTDSWIVPESIKSQIIKPPDFKVPPGRRQTKRHILATES; translated from the exons ATGTCAGATATAATAAAAGTAGATAAGAAGACTTATGACTACTTGATGGAAGAACCACCGGAAAGGTGGGCACGTTCTTGTAGTCCACGACGAAGATATGACATGCTCACAACATACATAGTTGAGTTAATGAATTCTGTGCTATTAGAAGCAAGGGATCTGCCTATATTAAGAATGATGGATTTCATCCAAGTGAAGCTACAACATTGgttttatgaaagaagaaatcaagcagaaggaacttttTATGACGTTTCTTGTTGGGTAGaagaggaattgaagaaaaagatagaTTTAGCATTTACTTTGGAT GTCTTCCCCATTGATTCATGGCGTTCTAGAGTTGAGGAGGAAGGAATTACTTTCTTGGTGGacttaaacaaaagaacat CTATCAAGAAGAGAAACATCAAGAAGTCAAACTTTTGCTCGCACTGGTACTTAAAGGAATCTTGGCTGAAAACATATGAAAGACAAATACATCTTGTAGGACATACTGATTCTTGGATTGTACCAGAGAGTATTAAGTCACAAATTATTAAACCTCCAGATTTCAAAGTGCCACCAGGTAGAAGGCAGACGAAAAGGCATATTCTAGCTACCGAGTCATAA